The sequence TGCTATCCgcggcgacggcgatgcCAACGCCACTGCTACCGCTGACAGCATCATCAACTCGGCGCTCAACAACATGAAGGCCAACTGCATGCGCGGTGTCTACGACGACGGCACCTGGACCGAAACCGCCAATTACTGGTACTTTGGCACCAACGCTCATGGCCGTGCTCTCTCGGCACTTATCTCGGCCACCGGATCCGACCAGGGACTCATGGCGGAAAACCCCAACTGGTACAAAACCTCGGCTTTCCACATGTACGTCTCGGGTCCCGGCGGTCTTTTTGCCTACGGTGACAACGGTCCCAACAAGTttgccaccaccgccaaccAGCTTATGCTTTACTCGAAGCTCTCTAACGATGCCCGTGCCGCTCTCTACCAGCGTGATCGCGCTGACGCCGCATTCGACCCGCTCAGCATGTTCTGGTATGAGCCCACCGCTAAGGGCGCTTTTTGGAACGGTCTTCCCCTTGACCGCTACTTTGACGACACTCGAGGCTCGTGGGCCAGCATGCGCAGCTCGTGGACTGATCCCAGCGCTGTTTTCGTCGGCATCAAGGCTTCCATCCTCACCGGTCATCAGACGCACGGTGATCTGGATGCGGGTGACTTtgtgctcgatgcgcttggaACTCGATGGGCTGGTGAGtacggcaacggcaactACCTCTCCACCGACTACTTTTCCAACGAAACGCAGGGCTCAGCTCGATGGACCTACTACCGCAAGGCTACCGACGGTCAGAACACGCTCACCATCAACTTGCAGAACCAGGACGTCAACTGCATGCCCATCAACCAATTTAACTCGACGGGTGTTGCGCAGACTGGTGACCTCTCCTTCAAGCCTGCCACCACGGACGCAGTGCAGTTTATCAGCGatttgagcagctgctacAGCCAGCCCGCCGGCACCGTGCAGCGAGGTATCCGCATGCTCAACGGTCGTCGTCAGGTTCTCGTGCAGGACGAGATCGCCCAGTCGAGTCAAATCACCGATGTCCAATGGCGTGTTCAGACCAACGCCACtgtctcgatctcgtctgACGGCAAGACTGCCACTTTGACGCAGAGCTCCATCACTAACCCCAACGCCGCCATCAATGTGAAAGCCAGCCTCGGGGGCACCAAGACCATGAAGGTGCAGATCCTGAGTCCGTCCACCGCTGTCTTTAGTGTTGACGGCCCTCCCGCTAATCGCATCTACGGCACTGCCGTCGCTTCTGCAGCACCAGAAGACTCAGACATACCCAACACAGGCGTTACCGCGCtccagatcgagctcggcggcaCTCAATCTGGCTCGAAGACGTTGCAGGTCGTGTGGCAGCCCCAGTGGGACTCGCTCTCCGCCGAGGACCAGGCGACTCCCAAGTCGGTCCCGCTCAGCCAGTGGAGCCTCACCTCGCACAACTAGAGCGTACGTAGCTAGCTAGCTGCCTTGTCAAAATGACCGAGCCTGACACTGGGCTGGGTCACGCAACCCTGCCCCACCTTATGATTCAGACTCATACATGGACGTTTCCTGACCTCAGTCAACCCTGCCTGTTGAGAGCGGGTACTTGGCCAGCCTGAGATATTTCTTTCTCTACTCTGCTTCTTAGTCTGTAACGACTCTTTGGGTTTCCCTCGACCAAGCCCGCAAATCGAACATTCTCTAGTATCTGTGATTTAGCTCGTTTCATCTTAGTTGAACACTGTCCTTTCGCCCAATTCTCGGCTGTGGTTTGGCTATGTGGCGCTTGATCTCGGAACGCACGCAAGTCGGGGCGAAATTGTCGGGTAACTTAAGTATGTAAtatcaatcgtgaatgtgaatcgtgaactgCTGGCTTTAAATTGGGTTGTCACAAAGCAAGTCGTCCATTTGTcggacgagcaagacagCTCAAGAATCCATCAAGGTTTGGATTTTTCGGATCTGACGTGTGACGCTGACGGTCatgtaatcacgaatccagaGTCCGTTCGAGCCAAGGCCGGTGCGCagacattcgtgattcatgcTGAACTACGCAATACGAGGAGAGTCGGGCGAACAAGCAATCGAGCAAATGCCGCGAGATTTCGCGGAGTGAACGTCCAgtcacaattcacgattagcGAATCGTGGTGGTTCATCTAAGAAGAGGTGATGTTCGCTTATTGATGCGACCCAGCCCGATGTCGCCAGGACAGCGTGCTGAGTCCAGCAGCCAATACGTCCTATGAAGCGCTTCGGGTAAGCtgcattcatgattcgtgtACGGTGATGGAAGATCACGATAGCAGCGCTACGTGTTGGTGGTAATTTTACCAAGCCTCGTGTGAAAGCACTTTGGGTGGAAGCCTGTCATTGGTGGTTACCACCCCACATTTCGGCCCTACATGCATGTTTTGGTGTTTGCCCGCGTCCTGTATCGAACGTTGCGACTTACGATGATTTCAAGAACTAGGCGTTGTCCTCTTCGCCACCTCGGACAAGTGCTTCTTTATATAACGGATGCCTGCATTTCTCCCGCCGTCTTTCCTTCCATCTGACATCCTACCTTGACCTTCGGATCCACTTGCGTGGCAGGGAAGACACACAAGATGGCTTCTGCACTACCTCCGTGCGAACAGCCTCTGCTGACGCCCGAATACCACGatgtcatcatcgtcggcgcTGGCATCTCAGGGATCGCTATGGCGTGTCAGCTCAAGCGAAAGCTCAACATCCACGATTTCAAGATCCTCGAACGAAGTCCCGACCCGTCTGGGACATGGACCAACAACTCGTACCCTGGATGTGCTTGCGACGTACCTGCTCCCGTCTACTCGTTTTCCTTCGCCACCAAAGGCGACTGGTCGACGTTCTATCCGCAGCAGAAGGAGCTGAAGAGGTACTTTGGCACTGTAGCTGCTGAGCACGATCTGCAGAAGAATTTCCATTTCCAAACCACCGTCCAGGAGGCCAGATACGACCGCGATACCGGACTGTGGCACATCTGGAGTCAAGACTGGACTCGCGCCCAGCGTGAagggcagcagcatcattTTGTGTGCAAGTTCTTCGTCAGCGCCGTCGGTGGATTGTCTCAACCCAAAGCATGTGATATCGATGGACACGAATCGTTCGCAGGACCCATCTTTCACACTGCAGCATGGGACCACTCGGTCGACCTCAAGGGCAAAGATGTGATTCTGGTCGGCAACGGCTGCTCGGCCACTCAATGCGTACCGTACCTAGCAGAACACTCGAACAAGCTGACCCAATTCGTTCGTTCTAAACATTGGATCGctccgcatccgcatcaacCGTTCGACTCGATTCCTGGCTTCAAGTGGTTGCTAAAACACTTTGTGTTTGTACGCAAATTTCAACGTCTGCTGATCTGGTTGGTGCTGGAATCACACTTTATCATGATCCTTCAGAACCCGTTAGGAAGATTGTTCCgctggagctggaggaGGAAGTGCGAAGCCCACATGAAAAAGAACGCTCCCAAGGAGTACTGGGACATGCTTTTGCCGaacaaggacgagctgaTGGTGGGTTGCAAACGTCGAATCATTGATGATGATTACCTACCCACGTTGCGTCTGCCTCACGTCAGTGTGGTCAACGTCAAACTGGCACGCATCGAGCCGAACCACGTTGTTCTCGCAGATGGACGAAAGATCAAGGCCGACGTCATTGTCATGGCGAACGGGTTCGAGCCGCACGCAGCCGGAGCACCGATGAAGGTTGTCGGCGTCAACCGAACGCTGCACGAGCACTGGGAAAAGTATGGCGAGGGCGGAATGATCGCCTATCGATCCTCGCTCAATGCGGGCTTTCCGAACATGGGCTCGATCAACGCTGCCAACACAGGGACGGGCAACCAATCGCTCATCTTTGCTTCCGAATGCACGGTTAACTTCCTGCTCGAAGTCGCGAAACCCATCCTCGCTGCCCCGCGTCCGCCGACGTTTGCTATCGAGCACATGCCCACCACCACGTTCTCCAACGACACGCGACTACACAACTACAAGATCCCCACTTTCGAGGTCAAACTCAAGGCTGAATTGGACGAACAGCACTGGATCGCCAAATGCATGTCCAAACTCGTCTTCACCAGCGGCTGCAAGAGCTGGTACATCGATGCTAAGAGCGGAAGGGTGACCAGCATGCAGCCTGACTGGCAGATCAACTACATGCTCAAGGCTACCTTCCCCAAGTGGGACGATTTCAAATACACCGGCTT comes from Mycosarcoma maydis chromosome 1, whole genome shotgun sequence and encodes:
- a CDS encoding uncharacterized protein (related to monooxygenase), which codes for MASALPPCEQPLLTPEYHDVIIVGAGISGIAMACQLKRKLNIHDFKILERSPDPSGTWTNNSYPGCACDVPAPVYSFSFATKGDWSTFYPQQKELKRYFGTVAAEHDLQKNFHFQTTVQEARYDRDTGLWHIWSQDWTRAQREGQQHHFVCKFFVSAVGGLSQPKACDIDGHESFAGPIFHTAAWDHSVDLKGKDVILVGNGCSATQCVPYLAEHSNKLTQFVRSKHWIAPHPHQPFDSIPGFKWLLKHFVFVRKFQRLLIWLVLESHFIMILQNPLGRLFRWSWRRKCEAHMKKNAPKEYWDMLLPNKDELMVGCKRRIIDDDYLPTLRLPHVSVVNVKLARIEPNHVVLADGRKIKADVIVMANGFEPHAAGAPMKVVGVNRTLHEHWEKYGEGGMIAYRSSLNAGFPNMGSINAANTGTGNQSLIFASECTVNFLLEVAKPILAAPRPPTFAIEHMPTTTFSNDTRLHNYKIPTFEVKLKAELDEQHWIAKCMSKLVFTSGCKSWYIDAKSGRVTSMQPDWQINYMLKATFPKWDDFKYTGLKNAGAKVPQCVPWWKVCGDWLGLGHVKYVDPKETPQINRASMDA